The Anolis carolinensis isolate JA03-04 chromosome 1, rAnoCar3.1.pri, whole genome shotgun sequence genome window below encodes:
- the LOC100566852 gene encoding acetyl-CoA carboxylase 2 isoform X5: MLLPLVVLAILLLCWAWSKMAERPPSLPLSETPLAQTRDDPKEAPSEPTAAPVCQDKSLLPGPDPQGQKGALAKFVLGSFEDNSSDEEEMAAQRQRSNLASDRSASSMNLALEVGLPMRPSMSLGRRMERRGGRDLPPRDLVAVASPAEFLTRFGGKRLLQKVLIANNGIAAVKCMRSIRRWSYEMFRNERAIRFVVMVAPEDLKANAEYIKMADQYVPVPGGSNNNNYANVELIVDIARRIPVQAVWAGWGHASENPKLPELLHKHGIAFLGPSSEAMWSLGDKVASTIVAQTLQVPTLPWSGSGLVAEWTSSEEDEGPTKTLFVPPETYRKACVKDVEEGLEAAKRIGFPVVIKASEGGGGKGIRVAEAAEGFPVRFRQVQSEAPGSPLFVMSFLPHSRHLEVQVLADQYGNALSLFTRDGSLQRRHQKIIEEAPASVAPPSAFRCMEQWAVRLAKSGGFVGAGTVEYLYAEGGAPYFLELNPRLQVEHPCTEMVADVNLPAAQLQIAMGIPLHRIKDIRTLYGEPPWDDTPISFDNPSTVPVPRGHVIAARITSENPEEGFKPSSGTVQELNFRSSRDVWGYFSVAAAGGLHEFADSQFGHCFSWGEDREEAIANLVVALKELSIRGDFQTTVEYLVKLLETEAFRANEVDTSWLDHLIAGNVQAEKPDTMLGVVCGALNVADAAFRTSRDDFLHSLERGQVLPATSLLNLVDVELISDGIKYALKVARQSLSTYVVLMNGSLLEVDVHRLNDGGLLLSFGGSSHTTYMQEDLGRYRITVGNQTCDFEKENDPTLLRSSSAGKLLQYTVDDGSHVCAGHSYAEMEVMKMVVTLSVEDSGVIHYLKRPGTLLEPECVIAKLELDNPSKVHPAQLYTGSLPPQQPLPLLGGNPHQVFRNVLDSLVNVLNGYCLPEPYFSAKVQDWVGTLMQTLRDPSLPLLELQELMTSLSGRLPPSVEKAIRTAMAQYASNATSVLCQFPSQQIASILDSHAATLQRKTDREAFFMDTQSIVQLVQRYRSGIRGHMKSVVLDLLRRYLQVESEFQQAHYEKSVMRLRERHLRDLAPVLGCLFSHSQVAHKNRLVVSLIEQLWGRDPTLTEELEAILNELTQLHRAENAKVALRARQVLIASHLPSYELRLNQVESIFLSAIDLYGHQFCPENLKKLIFSETTIFDVLPTFFYHDKPVVCMAALEVYVRRAYVAYELQGLQHRPLTDGTCLLQFQFRLPSSHPNRVCVPMGLSNPNLSRHSTELFMDSSFSPLSQRMGAMVAFDRFQDFTRNFDEVISCFADPPSEGPLFRDARATCYNEEDEEEDQKNLREEPIHILNVALRFVDQGEDEELVPIFRSFAQSKNNILMDYGLRRITFLIMQQVEGVSQVFHLPGPRQVC; this comes from the exons ATGCTACTTCCTCTAGTTGTCTTGGCCATCCTTCTGCTCTGCTGGGCTTGGTCCAAGATGGCAGAGCGTCCTCCTTCGTTGCCACTGTCGGAAACCCCATTGGCGCAGACCAGGGACGACCCCAAGGAAGCCCCCTCTGAGCCAACGGCGGCCCCCGTTTGCCAAGACAAGTCCCTGCTTCCCGGTCCGGACCCTCAGGGTCAGAAGGGGGCCCTGGCCAAGTTCGTGCTGGGCTCCTTCGAGGACAACTCCTCGGATGAAGAAGAAATGGCAGCCCAAAGGCAGAGGAGCAACTTGGCCAGCGATCGGTCCGCCTCCTCCATGAATTTGGCTTTGGAGGTCGGCCTCCCCATGAG GCCCAGCATGTCTTTGGGACGGCGAATGGAGCGAAGGGGTGGCCGGGACCTTCCTCCCAGGGACTTGGTGGCGGTGGCCTCTCCAGCTGAGTTCCTCACCCGCTTCGGGGGGAAGCGCCTCCTCCAAAAG GTGCTGATTGCCAACAACGGCATTGCAGCCGTGAAGTGCATGCGCTCCATCCGGCGCTGGTCCTATGAAATGTTCCGGAACGAGAGGGCCATCCGCTTTGTGGTCATGGTAGCCCCCGAGGACCTCAAGGCCAACGCAG AGTACATCAAGATGGCTGACCAATATGTCCCTGTCCCCGGagggagcaacaacaacaattacgcCAATGTGGAGCTCATCGTGGACATCGCCAGGCGCATCCCAGTCCAG GCCGTTTGGGCTGGATGGGGCCACGCTTCCGAAAACCCCAAACTACCCGAATTGTTGCACAAACATGGGATTGCCTTCCTAG GTCCATCCAGTGAAGCCATGTGGTCTTTAGGGGACAAAGTGGCCTCCACCATTGTGGCCCAGACCCTCCAGGTGCCCACCCTACCATGGAGCGGAAGcg GTTTGGTGGCAGAATGGACTTCTTCGGAGGAAGATGAAGGTCCGACAAAGACCCTCTTTGTCCCACCAGAAACATATAGAAAGGCCTGCGTGAAGGATGTTGAGGAAGGCCTGGAG GCCGCCAAGAGGATCGGCTTCCCGGTCGTGATCAAGGCCTCGgaaggaggaggcgggaaagggatCCGGGTGGCAGAAGCGGCCGAAGGTTTCCCTGTTCGATTCCGACAG gtccaAAGTGAGGCTCCGGGGTCCCCCTTGTTTGTGATGAGTTTCCTGCCTCATTCCCGCCACTTAGAGGTCCAGGTCCTGGCCGACCAGTATGGCAACGCCCTCTCCTTATTCACCCGAGATGGCTCCCTCCAACGGCGGCACCAGAAGATCATTGAAGAGGCCCCCGCCTCCGTGGCCCCGCCATCCGCCTTCCGCTGCATGGAGCAG TGGGCAGTGCGCCTGGCCAAGAGCGGGGGCTTCGTGGGGGCCGGGACGGTGGAGTACCTCTATGCAGAAGGAGGAGCTCCTTACTTCCTGGAGCTGAACCCCCGCCTCCAGGTGGAGCACCCTTGCACTGAGATGGTAGCCGACGTCAACCTCCCGGCAGCACAACTCCAG ATCGCGATGGGGATCCCTCTGCACCGGATCAAGGACATCCGCACTCTCTATGGGGAGCCCCCCTGGGATGATACCCCAATATCCTTTGATAACCCCAGCACCGTCCCAGTGCCCAGGGGCCATGTGATTGCTGCCCGGATCACTAGCGAGAATCCAGAGGAG GGCTTCAAGCCCAGCTCTGGGACGGTGCAGGAGCTGAACTTTCGCAGCAGCCGGGACGTCTGGGGATACTTCAGTGTGGCGGCCGCCGGGGGGCTTCACGAATTCGCCGACTCCCAGTTTGGACACTGCTTCTCCTGGGGAGAGGACCGGGAGGAGGCCATTGC GAACCTGGTGGTGGCCCTGAAGGAACTCTCCATCCGGGGGGACTTCCAGACCACCGTCGAGTATTTGGTCAAGCTGTTGGAGACAGAGGCCTTCAGGGCTAACGAGGTCGATACTAGTTGGCTAGACCACCTCATTGCAGGGAACGTCCAG GCAGAAAAGCCGGACACCATGCTGGGAGTGGTTTGTGGGGCATTAAATGTGGCCGACGCTGCCTTCCGGACCAGCAGAGACGACTTCTTGCATTCCCTCGAAAG GGGCCAAGTGCTGCCAGCCACTTCCCTCCTGAACCTTGTTGACGTGGAGCTCATTTCCGATGGCATTAAATATGCCCTGAAG GTGGCGCGCCAGTCTCTGAGCACCTATGTGGTCCTGATGAACGGCTCCCTCCTGGAGGTGGATGTCCACCGGCTCAACGATGGTGGGCTCCTTCTCTCCTTTGGTGGGAGCAGCCACACCACCTACATGCAGGAGGACCTGGGCAG GTACCGCATCACTGTTGGCAATCAGACCTGTGACTTTGAGAAGGAGAATGACCCAACGCTACTCCGCTCTTCTTCTGCCGGGAAGCTTCTGCAATACACTGTGGACGATGGGAGCCATGTTTGTGCTGGACATAGCTAtgcagaaatggag GTCATGAAGATGGTGGTGACCCTCTCCGTGGAGGACTCTGGGGTCATTCATTACCTGAAACGTCCTGGGACCCTACTGGAGCCCGAATGTGTCATCGCCAAGCTGGAACTGGACAACCCCAGCAAAGTTCACCCA GCCCAGCTTTACACCGGAAGCCTCCCTCCACAGCAACCCCTGCCCCTCCTCGGGGGGAATCCCCACCAGGTCTTTCGGAACGTCTTGGACAGCCTTGTGAATGTCCTGAATGGGTACTGTTTGCCGGAGCCCTACTTCAGCGCCAAG gTCCAGGACTGGGTCGGGACGCTGATGCAGACCCTGCGGGACCCCTCCCTGCCCCTCCTGGAGCTGCAGGAGCTCATGACCAGCCTCTCAGGTCGCTTGCCGCCTTCTGTGGAGAAGGCCATACGGACAGCCATGGCCCAGTATGCCAGCAACGCCACCTCCGTCCTCTGCCAGTTCCCCAGCCAGCAG ATCGCCAGTATCCTGGACAGTCATGCTGCAACATTGCAACGCAAGACTGACCGGGAGGCCTTCTTCATGGACACTCAGAGCATCGTCCAACTGGTCCAGAG GTACCGCAGTGGGATCCGGGGCCACATGAAGTCGGTAGTCTTGGACCTCTTGAGGCGCTACTTGCAGGTGGAGTCCGAGTTCCAGCAAG CCCATTACGAGAAGAGTGTGATGCGCCTGCGGGAGCGCCACCTGCGGGACCTGGCCCCGGTCCTGGGCTGCCTCTTCTCCCACTCTCAAGTGGCCCACAAGAACCGCCTGGTGGTCAGCCTCATC GAGCAGCTCTGGGGCCGGGACCCGACTCTGACAGAGGAGCTGGAGGCCATCTTGAACGAACTGACCCAGCTGCATCGGGCGGAGAATGCCAAGGTGGCCCTCAGGGCCAGGCAG GTGTTGATTGCGTCCCACCTGCCGTCCTATGAACTGAGGCTCAACCAGGTGGAGTCCATCTTCCTCTCAGccattgatttgtatgggcaccAGTTCTGCCCCGAAAACCTCAAG AAGTTGATCTTTTCAGAAACCACCATCTTTGACGTCTTGCCTACTTTCTTCTATCACGACAAGCCCGTGGTCTGCATGGCAGCATTGGAg GTTTATGTGCGGAGGGCCTACGTGGCCTATGAGCTGCAAGGCCTGCAGCATCGCCCATTGACTGACGGCACCTGCCTTCTGCAGTTCCAGTTCAGACTGCCCTCCTCCCACCCCAACAG GGTGTGTGTCCCAATGGGGCTCTCGAACCCGAACCTGTCCCGCCACAGCACTGAGCTCTTCATGGACAGCAGCTTCTCCCCTCTTTCCCAGCGAATGGGTGCCATGGTGGCCTTTGACCGCTTCCAGGACTTCACCAG GAACTTCGATGAGGTCATTTCCTGTTTTGCGGACCCGCCCTCGGAGGGGCCCCTCTTCCGAGATGCCAGGGCCACCTGTTACAAtgaggaagatgaagaagaggatCAGAAG AATCTCCGGGAGGAGCCCATCCACATTCTGAATGTTGCCCTCCGTTTTGTGGATCAAGGCGAAGATGAGGAGCTGGTGCCCATCTTCCGTTCCTTCGCACAGTCCAAG aacaatatCCTCATGGATTATGGGCTCCGGAGAATCACATTTTTGATCATGCAGCAAGTAG AGGGAGTTTCCCAAGTTTTTCACCTTCCGGGCCCGAGACAAG TTTGCTGA